Proteins co-encoded in one Quercus robur chromosome 8, dhQueRobu3.1, whole genome shotgun sequence genomic window:
- the LOC126696240 gene encoding uncharacterized protein LOC126696240, protein MAESTGHVLWGCVKAQEAWSCSKLVGLVDRFDCCSFMDLLWKMVILDRVEEDKVARMVTIAWALWFHQNEVRLSGVRKAGKDVVRWATQYLEEYWAANECGRSAPVVVERTGSWLPPQANWFKINVDGDVFASQKAVGLGVIIRDDRGRVEAAMSKKVLDLLGALETEAKAFEAGLLLARDIGIQDVILEGDSLVIYNALCEVSLPPSLVTSIVDGMRDLCKVFRRLEFSHVKRKGNRPAHLLAKYAGGIDDFIVWMEENPYFLEQALPHDVLS, encoded by the coding sequence ATGGCTGAGTCTACAGGTCACGTGTTATGGGGCTGTGTCAAGGCTCAAGAGGCGTGGTCATGTTCAAAGCTGGTGGGCTTGGTGGATCGGTTTGACTGTTGTTCTTTCATGGACCTGCTGTGGAAAATGGTTATTCTAGATCGGGTTGAAGAGGATAAGGTGGCTAGGATGGTTACCATAGCTTGGGCATTGTGGTTTCATCAGAATGAGGTTAGACTCAGTGGTGTAAGGAAGGCCGGCAAGGATGTGGTGAGGTGGGCGACGCAATATTTGGAGGAGTACTGGGCAGCAAATGAGTGTGGGAGGTCTGCACCAGTAGTAGTGGAGAGGACTGGGTCTTGGCTTCCTCCTCAGGCAAATTGGTTTAAGATCAATGTGGATGGGGATGTGTTTGCATCTCAGAAGGCAGTGGGCTTGGGTGTTATAATTAGGGATGATAGAGGACGAGTAGAGGCAGCGATGAGTAAGAAGGTTTTGGATCTGTTGGGTGCGTTGGAGACAGAGGCCAAAGCGTTTGAAGCTGGGTTGCTCCTTGCGAGGGACATTGGTATCCAAGATGTTATTTTGGAGGGTGATTCATTGGTCATTTACAATGCTCTTTGTGAAGTTTCCTTACCACCTTCATTAGTAACTTCGATTGTGGATGGGATGCGGGATTTATGTAAGGTCTTTAGGCGGCTTGAATTTTCTCATGTAAAAAGAAAGGGCAATAGACCAGCCCATTTATTAGCTAAGTATGCGGGAGGCATAGATGATTTTATTGTATGGATGGAAGAGAATCCTTACTTTCTTGAGCAAGCTCTTCCACATGATGTTCTTTCTTGA